The Streptomyces pactum genome contains a region encoding:
- a CDS encoding metallophosphoesterase family protein, which produces MAPTPPGNKRTRVHVISDVHGNARDLVRAGEGADALVCLGDLVLFLDYADHTRGIFPDLFGAANADRIVELRTARRFAEAREFGARLWAEAGGDRAALIEGAVRKQYAEMFAAFPTPTYATYGNVDMPPLWREYAGPGTTVLDGERVEIGGRVFGFVGGGLRTPMRTPYEIGDEEYAAKIEAVGEVDVLCTHIPPEVPELVYDTVARRFERGSRALLDAIRRTRPRYALFGHVHQPLVRRMRIGATECVNVGHFASTGRPWALEW; this is translated from the coding sequence ATGGCACCCACACCGCCCGGTAACAAGAGGACGCGCGTCCATGTGATCAGCGACGTCCATGGCAACGCCCGCGACCTGGTCAGGGCCGGCGAGGGCGCCGACGCCCTGGTCTGCCTCGGGGACCTGGTCCTCTTCCTCGACTACGCCGACCACACGCGCGGCATCTTCCCCGACCTGTTCGGCGCCGCGAACGCCGACCGCATCGTCGAGCTGCGCACCGCCCGCCGCTTCGCGGAGGCACGGGAGTTCGGGGCCCGGCTGTGGGCGGAGGCCGGCGGGGACCGGGCGGCGTTGATCGAGGGCGCGGTGCGCAAGCAGTACGCCGAGATGTTCGCCGCCTTTCCCACCCCGACGTACGCCACCTACGGCAACGTCGACATGCCGCCCCTGTGGCGCGAGTACGCCGGGCCCGGCACCACGGTCCTCGACGGCGAGCGGGTGGAGATCGGCGGCCGGGTCTTCGGCTTCGTCGGCGGCGGCCTGCGCACGCCGATGCGCACGCCGTACGAGATCGGTGACGAGGAGTACGCCGCGAAGATCGAGGCCGTCGGCGAGGTGGACGTGCTGTGCACGCACATCCCGCCGGAGGTCCCGGAGCTGGTCTACGACACGGTGGCGCGGCGCTTCGAGCGGGGCAGCCGCGCGCTGCTGGACGCGATCCGCCGCACGCGTCCCCGCTACGCCCTGTTCGGGCACGTGCACCAGCCGCTGGTGCGGCGGATGCGGATCGGGGCGACCGAGTGCGTGAACGTAGGGCACTTCGCGTCGACG